Proteins encoded within one genomic window of Companilactobacillus sp.:
- a CDS encoding sugar O-acetyltransferase, which translates to MPEKIDLNSKQYQEIQKVIDKNLELVQELNSIPHTIDETRKIVSEIIGEKIDDSVEIRLPFQTDFGANLHIGKNVYINNGSMFTDMGGIYLDDNVLIGPNVTIASVNHHIEPDQRRNLVLKPVHIGKNAWLGAGVIVTPGVTIGENAVVGAGAVVTKDVEKNTIVAGVPAKQIKKIEE; encoded by the coding sequence ATGCCAGAAAAAATTGATTTGAATTCGAAACAATATCAAGAGATCCAAAAAGTGATCGATAAAAACTTGGAGTTAGTCCAAGAGTTAAATTCAATTCCACATACAATAGATGAAACTCGCAAAATCGTTAGTGAGATCATTGGTGAAAAAATCGATGACTCGGTAGAAATTAGATTGCCATTTCAAACTGATTTTGGTGCCAATCTACATATCGGTAAGAATGTTTATATCAACAATGGTTCGATGTTTACCGACATGGGTGGAATTTATTTAGATGATAACGTGCTGATTGGACCCAATGTGACCATTGCATCAGTCAATCATCACATAGAACCTGATCAAAGAAGAAACCTGGTCTTAAAGCCAGTCCATATCGGAAAAAATGCTTGGCTTGGTGCCGGAGTTATCGTCACACCGGGCGTCACGATTGGTGAAAATGCAGTAGTAGGTGCTGGCGCAGTTGTCACTAAAGATGTTGAAAAAAATACCATCGTTGCTGGAGTTCCAGCAAAACAAATCAAAAAAATCGAGGAATAA
- a CDS encoding NAD(P)H-binding protein yields MSKIIIIGAHGGTARIVTERLLSETSDELVLFLRNSSRLSQYKDNPRVTLVEGDVLNTEDLARSMSDADIVYSNVGGTDLEKQTASIIKAMDQTGKKRLLFISALGARHEVPGKFGEWNEQAISAFLPGFRASAKLLDDSDIDFTEIRPAWLTDNQEIKYETTDETEKFKGTEVSRASVADFVINVIADPAQYERASVGLDKPGTEGDKPSWT; encoded by the coding sequence TTGTCAAAAATCATTATCATCGGTGCCCACGGTGGTACCGCAAGGATCGTAACTGAGAGATTGTTGTCGGAAACTTCTGATGAATTGGTTTTGTTCCTCAGAAACTCTTCTCGTTTAAGTCAATACAAAGACAACCCTCGAGTGACTCTGGTTGAAGGGGATGTCTTAAACACTGAGGACTTGGCTAGATCTATGTCAGATGCTGACATCGTTTATTCTAATGTGGGTGGAACTGACCTTGAGAAACAAACAGCAAGCATCATCAAAGCCATGGACCAAACTGGGAAGAAACGTTTACTTTTCATCAGTGCCTTAGGAGCACGTCATGAGGTCCCTGGAAAATTTGGCGAATGGAACGAACAGGCTATCAGTGCCTTTTTGCCAGGATTTAGAGCTTCTGCCAAATTGCTCGATGACTCAGATATTGATTTTACCGAGATTCGTCCAGCTTGGTTGACGGACAATCAAGAAATCAAATATGAAACAACAGATGAAACTGAAAAATTTAAAGGAACGGAAGTTTCCAGAGCTAGTGTCGCTGACTTCGTCATTAATGTAATTGCTGATCCGGCTCAATATGAACGAGCAAGCGTGGGATTAGATAAACCAGGAACAGAAGGCGACAAACCTAGCTGGACTTAG
- a CDS encoding aldo/keto reductase, with protein MSIFDEKIKLNNGLEIPKLALGVWEIDDDKVADAVKSAVDIGYRHIDTAQAYGNERGVGEGVRNASVPRDQIFVNSKVAAEHKDYDSAAKSIDETLSKMKLDYLDMMIIHNPQPWKEVNQSNDRHFEGNLEAWRALEDAVKAGKLKTIGVSSFEKDDLDNLIKNSDTKPAVNQVQVHIGDTPMDIIKYSQDNDIAVEAFSPVAHGAAMNDPQIKKMAEKYNVSVPQLCIRYDWQLNTIVLPKSANPDHMKANAEIDFEISAEDMKTLEQINQMDYGDASVFPVFGGKL; from the coding sequence ATGTCTATCTTTGATGAAAAAATTAAATTGAACAATGGTTTAGAAATCCCTAAGCTTGCTTTAGGTGTTTGGGAAATCGATGACGACAAAGTCGCTGACGCAGTTAAGAGTGCCGTTGACATTGGCTATCGTCATATCGATACAGCCCAAGCTTATGGCAATGAACGAGGAGTTGGCGAAGGAGTTAGAAATGCTAGCGTTCCCCGTGACCAAATTTTTGTAAATTCCAAAGTTGCTGCAGAGCATAAAGATTATGATTCTGCCGCAAAGTCAATCGATGAAACTTTAAGCAAGATGAAGTTGGATTACTTGGATATGATGATCATTCATAATCCACAACCATGGAAAGAAGTTAACCAATCAAATGACCGTCACTTTGAAGGAAACTTGGAAGCATGGCGTGCATTGGAAGATGCCGTTAAAGCTGGTAAGTTAAAGACTATCGGTGTTTCGAGTTTTGAAAAAGACGATCTGGATAACTTGATCAAGAATAGTGACACAAAGCCTGCTGTCAACCAAGTTCAAGTTCATATCGGTGATACTCCAATGGATATTATCAAGTATTCTCAAGATAACGACATTGCAGTAGAAGCATTCTCTCCAGTAGCCCACGGTGCTGCAATGAATGATCCACAAATTAAGAAGATGGCTGAAAAGTACAATGTCAGCGTCCCACAATTATGTATCAGATATGACTGGCAACTGAATACAATCGTATTGCCAAAATCAGCTAACCCTGATCACATGAAAGCTAATGCCGAAATTGATTTTGAAATTTCCGCAGAAGATATGAAGACACTAGAGCAAATCAACCAAATGGATTACGGAGACGCATCAGTGTTCCCAGTATTTGGTGGTAAACTCTAA
- a CDS encoding multicopper oxidase family protein: MSNQVYTDYFFDKKAFDNQDGAYIPLETSDAPEKPLLVPPLLKPDKETDDDIYYTVTAQAGETQILPGEKTKTWGYNNSILGQTIVYPVGKHVHVTLQNHLPELTTFHWHGLIVTGPYVDGGCHAPVYPGEEKKIDFTLDQPAATTWLHAHPCPSTAEQVWHGLATMVLVTDEHIKDLPIPQNYGVDDIPIVLQDRHFHEHNQLDYRADYNPDGVTGPTVMVNGTVNPYFDVTTQKLRLRILDGANRREWRLHLSDDLPFTQIAGDSSLLPEPVEMTKLMLTCAERAEIVIDFKDYHDGDVVTLYSDDTPLVKFKIHQFAPDNSVLPDKLFDVKAPKVDPKIPIRKVVMSGMDEGVMIDGKKFQMGRIDATQPVGQAEYWDIVNSNDPQHGMVHPFHMHGTEFLIISRDGKEPYPNEHGFKDTVGVNPGETVRILVRFDLPGLYMYHCHIIEHEDGGMMAQIQAYEPGKPMPKYKLMDMDTLMNAFAKERGIKPEDLWMAGMDSYEKMGMKM, from the coding sequence ATGTCAAATCAAGTTTATACCGATTATTTTTTTGATAAAAAAGCTTTTGATAATCAAGATGGGGCTTATATTCCGCTGGAAACTTCGGATGCACCGGAGAAGCCATTGTTGGTCCCACCATTATTGAAGCCTGATAAAGAGACGGATGACGATATTTATTACACCGTTACCGCTCAAGCAGGAGAGACCCAAATCTTACCTGGTGAAAAAACTAAAACGTGGGGATACAATAACAGTATTTTAGGACAGACCATCGTTTATCCTGTTGGCAAACATGTCCACGTTACTTTGCAAAATCATTTGCCAGAATTAACCACTTTTCACTGGCATGGATTGATTGTTACCGGACCTTACGTTGACGGTGGGTGCCATGCTCCAGTTTATCCTGGTGAGGAAAAGAAAATTGATTTCACATTGGATCAACCTGCAGCAACTACTTGGCTGCACGCACATCCTTGTCCATCGACTGCTGAACAAGTTTGGCATGGCTTGGCAACAATGGTTTTGGTAACGGATGAACACATTAAAGATTTGCCGATTCCACAAAATTACGGTGTCGACGATATCCCAATCGTTTTGCAAGACCGTCATTTCCACGAACATAATCAGTTAGATTATCGTGCCGATTACAACCCTGACGGCGTTACTGGTCCAACAGTAATGGTCAATGGAACTGTGAACCCATACTTCGATGTCACAACTCAAAAGTTACGTTTGCGGATTCTTGATGGGGCCAATCGTCGTGAATGGAGATTGCATTTGAGCGATGACTTGCCATTTACGCAAATTGCTGGTGACAGTAGCTTGCTGCCAGAACCTGTAGAAATGACGAAATTAATGCTGACATGTGCTGAACGTGCTGAGATTGTGATTGATTTTAAGGACTATCATGATGGGGATGTAGTCACATTGTACTCAGATGACACACCATTAGTTAAGTTCAAGATTCACCAATTTGCACCAGACAACTCAGTTTTGCCAGATAAACTTTTTGACGTAAAGGCACCTAAAGTTGATCCAAAGATACCGATTAGAAAAGTTGTCATGAGCGGTATGGACGAAGGCGTCATGATCGATGGCAAGAAATTCCAAATGGGCAGAATTGACGCTACGCAACCAGTTGGACAGGCTGAATACTGGGATATTGTAAATTCAAACGACCCACAACACGGCATGGTCCATCCATTCCACATGCACGGGACTGAATTCCTAATTATTAGTAGAGACGGCAAAGAGCCATATCCTAATGAACATGGATTCAAGGATACAGTCGGCGTAAATCCTGGAGAAACTGTCAGAATATTAGTAAGGTTCGATTTGCCAGGATTATACATGTATCACTGTCACATAATAGAGCACGAGGACGGTGGCATGATGGCGCAGATCCAAGCCTACGAACCAGGCAAGCCAATGCCAAAGTACAAGTTAATGGATATGGATACATTAATGAACGCCTTCGCAAAAGAAAGAGGCATCAAGCCAGAAGACCTATGGATGGCAGGAATGGATTCTTACGAAAAGATGGGAATGAAGATGTAA
- a CDS encoding SDR family oxidoreductase, producing the protein MSIKDKVVVIMGASSGIGEATANLLAQKGAKLTIAARRMNRLEEIVQHNVGAEILPVEADVSRADEVQNVIDKTVEKYGRVDVMFNNAGIMPVNNLAEIARDEWQNIADINVKGVLNGIASVLPVMKKQKSGHVITTSSVLGYEVLPGYAAYSGSKYAVRAIMEGLRQEERSNNIKTTVIAPGTVKTELFNSINNQEIKEQLESMSDMPGADMQAMQPEEIAQAVAFVIDTPANMAVNEMVIRPTGQEV; encoded by the coding sequence ATGTCCATAAAAGATAAAGTGGTTGTAATTATGGGAGCTTCAAGTGGTATTGGTGAAGCAACGGCTAATTTATTAGCTCAAAAAGGTGCTAAATTAACTATTGCTGCTCGTAGAATGAATCGCTTAGAAGAAATCGTTCAACACAATGTTGGTGCAGAAATTTTGCCGGTCGAAGCTGATGTTTCAAGGGCTGATGAAGTTCAAAATGTGATTGACAAAACAGTCGAGAAATATGGCCGTGTTGATGTTATGTTCAACAATGCCGGAATTATGCCTGTTAATAATTTAGCTGAAATAGCTCGTGATGAATGGCAAAATATCGCCGATATCAATGTGAAAGGTGTCTTAAATGGGATTGCATCAGTACTCCCAGTTATGAAAAAACAGAAGAGTGGTCATGTGATCACAACTTCATCAGTTTTGGGATATGAAGTGTTACCTGGATATGCAGCTTATTCAGGCAGTAAATATGCAGTTCGTGCAATTATGGAAGGTCTACGTCAAGAAGAACGAAGCAATAACATCAAGACAACGGTAATTGCCCCAGGTACTGTCAAAACCGAATTGTTCAACTCAATCAATAATCAAGAAATCAAGGAACAATTGGAAAGTATGTCCGATATGCCAGGCGCCGATATGCAAGCTATGCAGCCAGAAGAAATTGCTCAAGCCGTTGCTTTTGTGATCGATACGCCAGCCAATATGGCCGTGAATGAAATGGTCATCAGACCAACCGGACAAGAAGTTTAA
- a CDS encoding LysR family transcriptional regulator: MDLRVLNYFLAVAQEKNISNASERLHVSQPTISRQLKDLEEELGTKLFTRGNREITLTKDGEYLLNQARQILTLANKTVNNLHQSHEIEGSLFIGGAETQNMRSIGRAVTQLHDKYPKIITNIISENADEVHKQIDSGLLDFGIVLDPSNNGDYNFLKLPGQATWGLIMPKSSKLATQKAIKPEDLKNISLIISQQGGVTGDLEKWLGHNLDDYNIVATYNLLTNAIVLVRSGLGYAFCIDGVINLNGTNLTFVPLSPAQTAGVSLIWSKKSPMSDSAIEFLKQIKSSIQFMK; this comes from the coding sequence ATGGATCTGAGAGTTTTAAATTACTTCTTAGCAGTTGCTCAGGAAAAGAACATTAGCAATGCTTCTGAACGATTACACGTTTCCCAACCTACTATTTCTAGACAATTAAAAGACCTCGAAGAAGAATTAGGAACAAAACTATTCACGCGAGGAAATCGTGAGATAACTCTGACTAAAGATGGGGAATACCTACTCAACCAAGCAAGGCAAATTTTGACCTTAGCAAACAAGACTGTAAACAACTTGCATCAATCACATGAAATTGAGGGTTCTTTATTTATTGGTGGTGCCGAAACACAAAACATGCGATCTATCGGACGTGCCGTTACACAACTGCATGACAAATATCCGAAAATAATCACGAATATTATTAGTGAAAATGCTGACGAGGTTCACAAACAAATTGATTCTGGGCTATTAGACTTCGGCATCGTGCTTGATCCCTCAAATAATGGGGATTACAATTTTTTAAAATTACCTGGTCAGGCTACTTGGGGATTGATTATGCCAAAATCATCCAAACTGGCGACACAAAAAGCGATTAAACCTGAGGACTTGAAAAATATTAGTCTCATCATTTCCCAACAAGGCGGTGTCACCGGAGACTTAGAGAAATGGCTAGGTCATAATCTCGATGACTACAACATTGTGGCAACATATAATTTATTAACAAATGCTATCGTTCTCGTCAGATCAGGGCTTGGATATGCCTTTTGTATTGATGGCGTAATAAATTTGAACGGAACAAATCTGACTTTTGTACCTTTATCTCCGGCACAAACAGCCGGTGTAAGTTTGATTTGGTCTAAGAAATCACCAATGTCAGACTCTGCAATCGAATTTCTTAAACAAATAAAGTCATCGATTCAATTTATGAAATAA
- a CDS encoding GNAT family N-acetyltransferase: MLRTRLATRADAKELLAIYAPYVTDTTITFEYEVPTELEFEERIESTLKDYPYIVAETEDGTIVGYAYAHRMRERRAYDWTVEASIYVDQQARGLGTGRVLYTALEKELRAQNIVNMAVCVTGKNQNSVDFHEHLGYQKVGAFENFGFKFGQWIDVIWLQKRISDPIEPQQFIPYSQLIGVMH, encoded by the coding sequence ATGTTAAGAACAAGGTTAGCAACCAGGGCGGATGCTAAAGAATTATTAGCAATCTACGCCCCATATGTAACTGATACAACAATCACTTTCGAATATGAAGTTCCAACCGAATTGGAATTCGAGGAACGTATCGAAAGTACCTTAAAGGACTATCCTTATATCGTCGCCGAAACAGAGGACGGCACGATTGTTGGATATGCCTACGCGCATCGAATGCGAGAACGACGTGCCTATGACTGGACAGTTGAAGCCAGCATTTATGTCGACCAACAAGCCCGGGGACTTGGAACAGGCAGAGTATTATATACGGCACTCGAGAAAGAATTGCGAGCACAAAATATCGTCAACATGGCAGTTTGCGTCACTGGAAAAAATCAAAACAGCGTCGACTTCCATGAACATCTTGGATATCAAAAGGTCGGGGCATTTGAAAACTTCGGTTTCAAATTTGGCCAATGGATCGATGTCATCTGGCTACAAAAGCGGATCAGTGATCCAATTGAACCACAACAATTTATACCGTACTCACAATTGATCGGAGTAATGCACTAA
- a CDS encoding DUF2798 domain-containing protein: MPRNLKEEIVFTAIMAGLMVLVMTGYNVAMSQGISSELPMAILSAYPLGLGVAIILDLLIVGPIAKGLAFKYIINDYMKKKTVLIGITISVLMVLGMVTLMSLFGIAVEGKLTQGHVLATYGHTWIFNLIVALPLQLLIVGPIAREVLGRMQKASAKAEEKKQIEEEI; encoded by the coding sequence ATGCCACGTAATTTAAAAGAAGAAATCGTATTTACCGCCATTATGGCCGGATTAATGGTACTAGTAATGACAGGGTACAACGTTGCCATGTCTCAAGGAATCAGCAGCGAATTGCCAATGGCAATCTTGAGTGCCTATCCGCTAGGACTCGGAGTAGCTATCATCTTGGATCTATTGATTGTTGGACCAATCGCTAAAGGATTGGCTTTCAAATATATCATCAATGATTATATGAAGAAAAAGACTGTTTTGATTGGTATTACAATCTCAGTATTGATGGTTCTAGGAATGGTGACTTTGATGTCATTATTCGGAATTGCTGTTGAAGGTAAGTTGACTCAAGGACATGTCTTAGCAACATATGGACATACTTGGATCTTTAACTTGATTGTAGCCTTGCCATTACAACTATTGATTGTCGGACCAATTGCACGTGAAGTGTTGGGCAGAATGCAAAAGGCATCTGCAAAGGCAGAAGAAAAGAAACAAATCGAAGAAGAAATTTAA
- a CDS encoding alpha/beta hydrolase has product MEDTRVFEIYPEIEMQPVTFKNRFGITLAGHLYLPTDYKNKQSAAIVVSGPFGAVKEQSSGLYAQEFAKMGFVSVAFDPSYTGESSGSPRNVASPDISTEDFSAGVDFLGLLDYVDRERIGVMAICGLSGMALTAAGTDKRIKAIATASMYDMSRSVSRGYQDSYTKAERDKIMNYISQQRWEDAESGTYAVGPHEVMFDPDGNVIKSKGLPEKLTPEIDNPILHGFYEYYKTPRGYHPRSINSTTAWTAITPFSFFNFPLMTNIKEISPRPIMLIAGENAHSLYYSEDAYKAADEPKELVVVPGADHCALYDQKDKIPFEKLDEFFTKNLK; this is encoded by the coding sequence ATGGAAGACACAAGAGTTTTTGAAATTTACCCAGAAATTGAGATGCAACCTGTCACATTCAAAAATAGATTTGGAATTACTTTAGCAGGACATTTGTATTTGCCAACGGATTATAAAAATAAACAATCTGCTGCAATTGTAGTAAGTGGACCATTCGGAGCAGTTAAAGAACAATCATCAGGTCTCTATGCACAAGAATTTGCCAAAATGGGATTTGTATCTGTCGCATTTGATCCATCTTATACTGGTGAGAGTTCTGGAAGTCCTAGAAACGTTGCTTCACCAGATATTTCGACTGAGGATTTTAGTGCCGGTGTAGACTTTCTAGGTCTACTGGACTATGTCGATCGTGAACGAATTGGCGTTATGGCCATTTGTGGATTAAGTGGCATGGCTTTAACTGCTGCCGGAACGGACAAGCGAATCAAAGCAATTGCGACTGCCTCAATGTACGACATGTCAAGAAGCGTTAGCCGTGGTTATCAAGATAGTTATACCAAGGCAGAACGAGATAAAATCATGAACTATATTAGTCAACAAAGATGGGAAGATGCTGAAAGTGGCACTTATGCCGTAGGACCTCATGAAGTAATGTTTGATCCTGATGGCAACGTAATTAAAAGTAAGGGTCTTCCTGAAAAATTAACTCCAGAAATTGATAATCCAATCTTGCATGGTTTCTATGAATACTACAAAACTCCTCGTGGGTATCATCCAAGATCAATCAATTCAACGACTGCCTGGACAGCAATAACCCCATTTTCTTTCTTCAATTTTCCATTAATGACGAATATCAAAGAAATTTCACCACGTCCGATCATGTTGATTGCAGGTGAGAATGCACATTCCCTCTATTATTCAGAAGATGCATACAAAGCTGCTGATGAACCGAAAGAATTAGTCGTTGTACCTGGAGCAGACCATTGTGCTTTATATGATCAAAAAGACAAAATACCATTTGAAAAACTAGATGAATTTTTTACAAAGAATTTGAAGTAA
- a CDS encoding sugar O-acetyltransferase, producing MDYLKLMQSDQSFVSSQFEMPTEKQMVAKELCWEMNNLRPSETEKKAELVKKLFGDSTDLTFIESNFHCDYGFNIHFGGLAVVNYNCTMLDTSPIHIGAGAFIAPNVVLACAGHSLDAKQRTEEGIGSSAPITLKNNVWLGANVSVLAGVTIGENSVIGAGSVVTEDIPDNVVAMGSPCRVVRKITEKDRLELKKANDKF from the coding sequence ATGGACTATTTAAAATTAATGCAGTCTGATCAATCGTTTGTTTCTAGTCAATTCGAGATGCCAACTGAAAAGCAAATGGTCGCTAAAGAATTATGTTGGGAAATGAATAACCTTCGTCCTAGCGAGACTGAGAAAAAAGCTGAGTTGGTGAAAAAACTATTCGGCGATTCAACTGACTTAACTTTCATTGAATCAAATTTTCACTGTGATTACGGCTTTAACATTCACTTTGGTGGATTAGCAGTGGTCAATTACAACTGCACAATGTTGGATACGTCACCAATCCATATCGGAGCAGGCGCCTTTATTGCACCCAACGTTGTTCTAGCCTGTGCAGGACATTCGTTAGATGCAAAACAACGAACTGAAGAAGGTATCGGATCAAGTGCTCCCATTACTCTAAAAAATAATGTCTGGCTCGGTGCCAACGTATCAGTCCTTGCAGGAGTGACAATCGGTGAAAATTCGGTCATCGGTGCCGGCAGCGTTGTGACTGAAGATATCCCAGATAACGTTGTAGCAATGGGCAGCCCATGTCGGGTAGTCAGAAAGATAACTGAAAAAGATAGATTAGAACTGAAAAAAGCTAACGACAAATTTTAA